In Miniphocaeibacter halophilus, the following proteins share a genomic window:
- the cmk gene encoding (d)CMP kinase: MNDEIIIDDYINKDLKEISQEIVYKVGRTKLNIDSLIIQLPKEMYYLDEDILKKLGDINIFITNNINSSKEDKGIIVKIKEKKVFRIAIDGPSASGKSTISKYLSEILAIDYLDTGAMYRAITFYLLENGYSLTDENEIEKGIKKIILKYDNNNIIINNKILKDELRTEVVTKNVSLISSYSSVRSKLVNIQREIAKKNSIILDGRDIGTVVLPNAEYKFFLVADPEVRARRRLKDKNSRLNMTFDEIVEDIKRRDYLDSTRAISPLKKAEDAIVIDSSKLTINEVVENILKSIRGI; this comes from the coding sequence ATGAATGATGAAATTATTATAGATGATTATATAAATAAGGATTTAAAGGAAATTTCTCAAGAAATTGTTTATAAAGTAGGGAGAACTAAGTTAAATATAGATTCTTTAATAATACAGCTACCAAAAGAAATGTATTATTTAGATGAAGATATTTTAAAAAAATTAGGGGATATTAATATTTTTATTACAAATAATATTAATAGCAGTAAGGAAGATAAGGGAATAATTGTAAAAATTAAAGAAAAAAAAGTTTTTAGAATTGCAATAGATGGACCATCTGCATCGGGGAAAAGTACAATTTCTAAATATTTAAGTGAAATTTTAGCCATAGACTATTTAGACACAGGAGCTATGTACCGTGCAATTACTTTCTATTTGTTAGAAAATGGATATTCGCTAACAGATGAGAATGAAATAGAAAAAGGAATTAAGAAAATTATTTTAAAGTATGACAACAATAACATTATAATAAATAATAAAATATTAAAGGATGAGTTAAGAACAGAAGTTGTTACTAAAAATGTATCTTTGATTTCAAGTTATAGTAGCGTTAGAAGTAAATTAGTTAATATTCAAAGAGAAATTGCTAAGAAAAACTCCATAATATTAGATGGAAGAGATATTGGAACTGTGGTTTTGCCTAATGCAGAATATAAGTTTTTTTTAGTAGCAGATCCGGAAGTTCGTGCTAGAAGAAGGCTAAAGGATAAAAATAGTAGATTAAATATGACCTTCGATGAAATAGTAGAAGATATTAAAAGAAGAGATTATCTTGATTCAACTAGGGCTATTTCACCTTTAAAAAAAGCGGAAGATGCTATTGTAATCGATTCTTCTAAATTAACTATTAATGAAGTTGTTGAAAATATATTAAAAAGTATTAGGGGTATATAA
- a CDS encoding NAD(P)/FAD-dependent oxidoreductase, which produces MKNVVVIGAGPAGILAAIAAKTINNNVLILEKNEKIGKKLYITGKGRCNITNYSPIEDFFPMINSNSKFMYSALYNYTNMDILNLLESYGLKYKVERGNRVFPYSDKSSDVIKTFNKILLDLNIKVKLNEDIRYIEKQDDVFRIYGKTNKYESDFLVIATGGISYPATGSTGAGHKFAKNFGHSVTKLNPSLVPMEIKSNYLKELQGVSLKNIELAVKVDDNIICKEFGELVFTHFGLSGPIVLKASNSVPENKNNIIISIDLKPKLDLETLDNRIQRDFAKYSNKNIENALDDLLIKKLIPVVLKESKINCFKKVNQITREERLRLINTIKNLKFELVGLRPIKEAIITKGGISVREINPKTMESKKIENLYFAGEVIDIDAMTGGYNLQIAYSTGYAAGKSIKEKSNE; this is translated from the coding sequence TTGAAAAATGTTGTCGTAATTGGTGCTGGACCAGCAGGAATATTAGCTGCAATAGCAGCAAAAACAATTAATAATAATGTTTTAATTTTAGAAAAAAATGAAAAAATCGGGAAAAAATTATATATTACCGGTAAAGGTAGATGCAATATTACTAATTACTCACCAATTGAAGATTTTTTTCCAATGATAAATAGTAATTCTAAATTTATGTATAGTGCTTTATATAATTATACAAATATGGACATATTAAACTTGCTAGAGAGTTATGGACTAAAATATAAAGTTGAAAGAGGTAATAGGGTTTTTCCTTATAGTGATAAATCTAGCGACGTTATAAAAACCTTTAACAAAATTTTACTTGATTTAAATATAAAGGTAAAATTAAATGAAGATATTCGATACATTGAAAAACAAGATGATGTTTTTAGAATTTATGGAAAAACTAATAAATATGAATCAGATTTTTTAGTAATAGCAACAGGAGGGATTTCTTATCCAGCAACTGGATCTACAGGAGCTGGACATAAATTTGCTAAGAATTTTGGACATAGTGTTACAAAATTAAACCCAAGTTTAGTTCCTATGGAAATAAAGTCAAATTATTTAAAGGAATTACAAGGAGTTAGCTTAAAAAATATTGAATTAGCAGTAAAAGTAGATGATAATATTATTTGTAAGGAATTTGGTGAACTGGTATTTACACATTTTGGACTATCTGGTCCAATAGTTTTAAAAGCCTCAAATTCAGTTCCAGAAAATAAAAATAATATTATTATTTCCATAGATTTAAAGCCAAAATTGGATTTAGAAACACTAGATAACAGAATCCAAAGGGATTTTGCCAAATATAGTAATAAAAATATTGAAAATGCTTTAGATGATTTATTAATTAAAAAGCTAATACCTGTAGTTTTAAAAGAATCCAAAATTAATTGTTTCAAAAAGGTGAATCAAATAACAAGGGAAGAACGACTTAGATTAATTAATACAATAAAGAATTTAAAGTTTGAACTAGTAGGATTAAGACCTATTAAAGAAGCAATTATTACAAAGGGAGGAATTTCCGTAAGGGAAATAAATCCTAAAACCATGGAAAGTAAAAAAATTGAAAATTTATATTTTGCCGGCGAAGTTATTGATATTGATGCAATGACAGGAGGATATAATTTACAAATTGCTTATTCTACTGGATATGCTGCAGGAAAAAGTATAAAGGAAAAAAGTAATGAATGA
- a CDS encoding lysophospholipid acyltransferase family protein yields MYWFFRNILWVVLRIIFRIEVKGKENINTREKLIICSNHISILDPLILAITYNRQIHFMAKKELFEIPIIGKLFYKVGAFPVDRKKADLKSIKQSLKILKEDKVLGIFPEGTRVNTIDKNNVKDGIGMMANRANSDILPVHIETEYKIFRKVKVTYKPIVKIDKFLEVPKELKNRTITLAAYNEIYDLSE; encoded by the coding sequence ATGTATTGGTTTTTTAGAAATATTTTATGGGTAGTATTAAGGATTATATTTAGAATTGAAGTCAAGGGAAAAGAAAATATAAATACAAGAGAAAAGCTTATTATTTGCTCAAATCACATAAGTATATTAGATCCATTAATTCTAGCCATAACTTATAATAGACAGATTCACTTTATGGCAAAAAAAGAATTGTTTGAAATACCTATTATAGGTAAACTATTTTATAAAGTTGGAGCATTTCCAGTCGATAGAAAAAAGGCTGATTTAAAAAGCATAAAACAATCTTTGAAAATATTAAAAGAAGATAAGGTCTTAGGTATTTTCCCGGAAGGCACTAGAGTAAATACTATTGATAAAAACAATGTGAAAGATGGAATAGGTATGATGGCTAATAGAGCTAATTCAGATATACTTCCTGTCCATATAGAGACGGAATACAAAATATTTAGGAAGGTGAAAGTTACTTATAAGCCTATAGTAAAAATTGATAAATTTCTAGAAGTTCCTAAAGAACTAAAAAATAGAACTATTACTTTAGCAGCTTATAATGAAATATATGATTTATCGGAGTAA